Proteins encoded in a region of the Salipiger sp. CCB-MM3 genome:
- a CDS encoding malectin domain-containing carbohydrate-binding protein has translation MPEEITFGVTNLSGELNTNPTALDFSETGNPVLFVAQQDGTIYRYEIERQADGSDADTTSDFVVTSAIAIDVIADDTQNFNDDGTTNSTSKRQMTGLVATTDEDGNDVLYVTSSDWRIAVGEDSGLDTNSSQIHRIVLDADTGEVLSNVAIVRGLPRSEENHAVNGLDLSVDPDTGDTYLWVAIGGNTNKGAPGNNFAGTADFAYSASVIKINLTDLESYDIRTDANGNLFILDLPTLDDPSRDNVDLSTLNIANLDLDPNFTLDDNGSINGVLQPDWAGGNNGLNMAKISDYVLVSDAGQLTLVDNPLTIHSPGFRNPYDVLVTEDGQVYTWDNGPNGGWGGQPLSYSDGSVVNDWTSEFATNEFSELSSSGFGDQLHYLGEITDEYGPYGGHANVIRAAAEALSLAFNSDGTYAGASSSDPIIAYGEVLFANEAEARDFLSQLLIIYQQQGDGNWVDVTGDTGLPADFFDVVSGYDWEHPGSSIADVLAHFDGTSVMDGTVYSPESQTLDEDEDGSLLVTPESTNGMAEYTATFFGGQLAGTIIGASFDETLYFVQPEDTDGDGRVDSASIVYTLTDFGSNPLAVTTLGDEGLGTFIDNDGDGLDDFAGLIVSAVYGANNIAIFVPGGEPLDPSDDLDLDGVDNILDSHVGDATDGKGVVVGPNSTAKWDFELNNPSSTPLGAVPDGDSIAGGIGINAVWRNNVLPATDNGGDPTQGLFNGGVFNVGGASSFVSIDEAYAGSAEGTADSQQNVLGIGFMSSGASALTITTEMVNIFTYSLNTDAPAKTWDGGEKVGLMVGPGDQDNFAEATIAVVDDGGTIKYGVQLLVEENDSYVTSFVEIAGIESPEILGVGDPNFQVAIDLDMSAGTATAKARYVNNGVYTDWVSTAALVLPSAVIESVLGTYNNFGSTTGAVVGMVASTDVGDDSFAASWDWIEVTNASDGEVVHRWVAGNADVAATDGGMDWTSDTSVIVAGTTTVSTFNITELDTSVPGTTPVGVFTQERWARNTGEGMQYEFAVDPGTYAIRLYMGDGYSGTTEIGDRVFDVSIEGALFLDDFDVVAAFGNAVGGMVQWTGTIDDGIADIDFARVIENPLINAIEIVAIDSVADGPAISVADASVAEGEGSVTVAISASNYVPSDSQVLVQFEVRPLTATAASDYSVANATFNASTGVYTGTREIAGGSADASVTIDILDDALGEAAETFEVVITAVAGANATIGEDTAMVTITDNDGGATSGGAVTLAINENSDNVQKSNYDSGSFVLTNVGDKVVTKVEIDVSNAILTDAVFDPFGVAGDTISKVLTINSAGGTGVDAPNNDESDPNNETYVGAGGTAGYEGIVLTFDQSSSGGFESGESVTFSVDMDPNSVAGSKKSTLDDGTDPAWDVGGVSGAELIGSSFTVTYADGTTSTGYLQGTDTQAGSKGLSSQSAPGTTASISVNGLSEGGVGTYSEDDFSVIVNGAAGSVLRVVLMKGMIQPTTNAFTTGTTSEQAYAPTLDAQLAALAASEFPANNAVEVQTVDVTLTGGAQDITALFDLSGVAAYDFTGEDQLPLGIVASVIDPGNDDLPLGPTSDAIYLTYDADSSSGGGGSTPTGDPFRIEAEDMTLVQGFVAKSNSHASGGSFIQATSSGTQIASYTFDQSAGSFDITLGYFDESDGQSVLNVILNGTVIDSFVWDADAGDATVNQTSFAEHTISGIALDAGDVLQLSGTSNGGEPLRIDYAEFTPVEGSGSGGGDTDGGDTGGGDTGGGGTATGDPFRVEAEDITLVQGFVAKSNSHASGGSFIQASSSGTQIASYTFDQSTGTFDITLGYFDESDGQSVLDVILNGTVIDSFVWDADAGDATVNQTSFAEHTISGIALDAGDVLQLSGTSNGGEPLRIDFIDFTPLDGGSSSSGGGSTTTPPSDPVRVEAETFSLDAGFVIKSNSHASGGQMIQASSSTTQSASFVFDDATGSYDLTLGHFDESDGQSSLDILVNGVLVDSFIWNADAGDATVNKTSFAEHLTSSVELEAGDVITFNGISDGAEPLRIDYLEYAYVDEVIG, from the coding sequence ATGCCCGAGGAAATTACATTCGGCGTCACTAACTTGAGTGGCGAGCTTAATACAAACCCCACCGCGCTGGATTTCAGCGAGACCGGCAACCCTGTGCTCTTCGTTGCCCAGCAGGATGGCACGATCTACCGCTACGAGATCGAGCGTCAGGCGGACGGATCGGATGCGGATACGACCTCTGATTTCGTGGTCACCTCTGCCATCGCGATCGATGTGATCGCCGACGACACGCAGAACTTCAACGACGACGGCACGACCAATTCCACCAGCAAAAGGCAGATGACCGGGCTGGTGGCGACCACCGATGAGGATGGCAATGACGTGCTCTACGTCACCTCCTCGGACTGGCGGATCGCGGTCGGTGAGGACAGCGGCCTAGACACCAACTCCAGTCAGATACACCGCATCGTGCTGGACGCCGACACCGGCGAGGTGCTGTCGAATGTCGCCATCGTGCGCGGGCTGCCCCGCTCGGAAGAGAACCACGCGGTCAACGGCCTTGATCTGTCGGTCGATCCCGACACCGGCGACACCTATCTTTGGGTGGCGATCGGCGGCAACACCAACAAGGGTGCGCCCGGCAACAACTTCGCGGGCACGGCAGATTTTGCCTACTCGGCCTCGGTCATCAAGATCAACCTGACCGACCTCGAGTCCTACGACATCCGCACCGATGCCAACGGCAATCTCTTCATCCTCGACCTGCCGACGCTGGATGATCCCTCGCGCGACAACGTCGATCTGAGCACGCTGAACATCGCGAACCTCGATCTCGACCCGAATTTCACGCTCGACGACAACGGCAGCATCAACGGTGTGCTGCAGCCCGACTGGGCTGGCGGCAACAACGGCCTGAACATGGCCAAGATCAGCGATTACGTTCTGGTCAGCGACGCGGGTCAACTGACGCTGGTGGACAACCCGCTGACGATCCACTCACCGGGGTTCCGCAACCCATACGACGTGCTGGTGACCGAAGACGGGCAGGTCTACACATGGGACAACGGCCCGAACGGCGGGTGGGGCGGCCAGCCGCTGTCCTATTCCGACGGCTCGGTGGTCAACGACTGGACCTCGGAGTTCGCCACCAACGAGTTCTCGGAACTCAGCAGCAGCGGGTTTGGGGATCAGCTGCACTATCTGGGTGAGATCACGGATGAATACGGCCCCTACGGCGGCCATGCCAACGTCATCCGCGCCGCCGCCGAAGCGCTGTCACTGGCCTTCAACAGCGATGGCACCTACGCGGGCGCAAGTTCCAGCGATCCGATTATCGCCTATGGCGAAGTGCTCTTTGCCAATGAGGCTGAGGCCCGTGATTTCCTGTCGCAACTGCTGATCATCTACCAGCAGCAGGGCGATGGAAACTGGGTGGACGTGACCGGCGACACCGGGCTTCCGGCGGATTTCTTCGACGTGGTCTCGGGCTACGACTGGGAGCATCCCGGCAGTTCGATCGCCGACGTTCTGGCGCATTTCGACGGCACCTCGGTCATGGACGGCACGGTCTATTCACCCGAGTCCCAGACGCTGGACGAAGATGAGGATGGCTCGCTTCTGGTGACGCCGGAATCCACCAACGGCATGGCGGAATACACCGCGACCTTCTTTGGCGGTCAGCTTGCGGGCACGATCATCGGCGCCAGCTTTGACGAGACGCTCTACTTCGTGCAGCCCGAGGACACCGACGGCGACGGCAGGGTGGATTCCGCCTCGATCGTCTATACGCTCACCGACTTCGGCTCGAACCCGCTGGCGGTGACGACGCTGGGCGACGAGGGACTTGGCACTTTCATCGACAATGACGGTGACGGCCTCGACGATTTCGCCGGGCTGATCGTCAGCGCGGTCTATGGCGCGAACAATATCGCGATCTTCGTGCCCGGTGGCGAGCCGCTGGATCCGAGCGATGATCTCGATCTCGATGGCGTCGACAACATTCTCGACAGCCATGTTGGCGATGCGACCGACGGCAAGGGCGTCGTTGTCGGCCCCAACAGCACCGCGAAATGGGATTTCGAGCTCAACAACCCCTCGTCCACGCCGCTTGGCGCGGTGCCGGACGGCGACAGCATCGCGGGCGGCATCGGCATCAACGCGGTCTGGCGCAACAACGTGCTGCCCGCCACCGACAACGGCGGTGATCCGACGCAGGGCCTGTTCAATGGCGGTGTGTTCAACGTCGGCGGTGCCTCGAGCTTCGTGTCGATCGACGAGGCCTATGCCGGCAGTGCAGAGGGCACGGCGGACAGCCAGCAGAACGTGCTGGGCATCGGCTTCATGTCCTCGGGTGCAAGCGCGCTGACGATCACCACAGAGATGGTCAACATCTTCACCTATTCGCTCAACACCGATGCGCCCGCCAAGACGTGGGACGGCGGCGAGAAGGTCGGCCTGATGGTTGGGCCGGGCGATCAGGACAATTTCGCCGAAGCCACCATCGCGGTGGTCGATGACGGCGGAACGATCAAATACGGCGTGCAGCTGCTGGTCGAAGAAAACGACAGCTATGTCACCAGCTTCGTCGAGATCGCCGGGATCGAAAGTCCCGAGATCCTCGGCGTCGGCGATCCCAATTTCCAAGTGGCGATCGACCTCGACATGAGCGCGGGCACCGCGACCGCGAAGGCGCGCTATGTCAACAACGGCGTCTATACCGACTGGGTCTCGACCGCCGCTCTGGTTCTGCCCTCGGCGGTGATCGAATCCGTCCTCGGGACCTACAACAACTTCGGCAGCACCACCGGCGCGGTTGTCGGCATGGTGGCCTCGACCGACGTCGGGGATGACAGCTTTGCCGCCTCGTGGGACTGGATCGAGGTGACCAATGCCTCGGACGGCGAGGTCGTGCACCGCTGGGTGGCGGGCAATGCCGATGTGGCGGCGACCGATGGCGGCATGGACTGGACCAGCGACACCTCGGTGATCGTGGCTGGCACCACGACGGTCTCGACCTTCAACATCACCGAGCTCGACACGTCGGTGCCCGGCACCACGCCGGTGGGCGTCTTCACCCAGGAACGCTGGGCGCGCAACACCGGCGAGGGCATGCAGTATGAGTTCGCCGTCGATCCGGGCACCTATGCCATCCGGCTCTATATGGGCGACGGCTACAGCGGCACCACGGAGATCGGCGACCGCGTGTTCGACGTTTCGATCGAGGGCGCGTTGTTCCTCGACGACTTCGACGTCGTGGCGGCCTTCGGCAATGCCGTCGGCGGCATGGTGCAATGGACCGGCACGATCGACGACGGGATCGCCGACATCGACTTTGCCCGTGTGATCGAGAACCCGCTGATCAACGCCATCGAGATCGTCGCCATCGACAGCGTCGCTGACGGGCCGGCGATTTCGGTCGCGGATGCTTCGGTGGCCGAAGGCGAGGGGTCGGTGACTGTGGCGATCTCGGCCAGCAACTACGTGCCGTCCGACAGTCAGGTGCTGGTGCAATTCGAGGTGCGTCCGCTCACCGCCACGGCGGCCAGCGACTACAGCGTTGCGAATGCGACCTTCAACGCCAGCACAGGCGTCTACACCGGCACGCGCGAGATTGCCGGGGGTTCGGCGGATGCCAGCGTGACCATCGACATTCTCGATGACGCGCTGGGGGAGGCTGCCGAAACCTTCGAAGTGGTGATCACCGCCGTGGCCGGGGCCAATGCGACCATCGGGGAGGATACGGCGATGGTGACGATCACGGACAACGACGGTGGCGCAACGAGCGGCGGCGCGGTGACGCTTGCGATCAACGAAAACTCCGACAACGTCCAGAAATCCAACTATGACAGTGGCTCCTTCGTGCTGACCAACGTCGGCGACAAGGTTGTCACCAAGGTCGAGATCGACGTCAGCAATGCGATCCTCACCGACGCGGTGTTCGATCCTTTCGGCGTTGCGGGCGACACGATCTCGAAGGTCCTGACCATCAACTCCGCTGGCGGCACCGGGGTGGATGCGCCCAACAATGACGAGAGCGACCCGAACAACGAAACCTATGTCGGGGCGGGGGGCACCGCCGGCTACGAAGGCATCGTGCTGACCTTCGACCAATCGTCCAGCGGCGGGTTCGAAAGCGGCGAGAGCGTGACCTTCTCGGTCGATATGGATCCCAACTCGGTGGCCGGGTCCAAGAAGTCGACGCTCGACGATGGCACCGATCCGGCGTGGGATGTCGGCGGGGTGTCGGGGGCAGAGCTTATCGGCTCCAGCTTCACTGTCACCTATGCCGATGGCACCACCAGCACCGGCTATCTGCAGGGCACCGACACGCAGGCTGGCTCCAAGGGGCTGTCGTCGCAATCCGCGCCGGGCACCACGGCCAGCATCTCGGTCAACGGTCTCAGCGAGGGCGGCGTCGGCACCTACTCTGAAGATGACTTCAGCGTCATCGTCAACGGCGCGGCAGGCAGCGTCCTGCGCGTGGTGCTGATGAAGGGCATGATCCAGCCCACCACCAACGCCTTTACCACCGGCACCACCTCCGAGCAGGCCTATGCGCCGACCCTCGATGCGCAGCTTGCCGCGCTGGCAGCGTCGGAGTTCCCGGCCAACAACGCGGTCGAAGTGCAGACGGTGGATGTGACCCTCACCGGCGGCGCGCAGGACATCACGGCGCTGTTCGATCTGTCGGGGGTCGCGGCCTATGACTTCACCGGCGAAGATCAACTGCCGCTCGGCATCGTCGCCTCGGTGATCGATCCGGGCAACGACGACCTGCCGCTCGGTCCGACGAGTGATGCGATCTACCTCACCTACGATGCAGACAGCAGTTCCGGCGGTGGCGGCAGCACGCCGACCGGCGATCCCTTCCGCATCGAGGCCGAGGATATGACGCTCGTGCAGGGCTTCGTGGCCAAGAGCAACTCCCATGCTTCGGGCGGCAGCTTCATCCAAGCGACCAGCTCCGGCACGCAGATCGCCAGCTACACCTTCGATCAGAGCGCGGGCAGCTTCGACATCACGCTTGGGTATTTCGATGAGTCCGACGGCCAGTCGGTGCTGAACGTGATCCTCAACGGCACGGTGATCGACAGCTTCGTTTGGGATGCGGATGCTGGCGATGCGACGGTGAACCAAACCTCCTTCGCTGAGCACACGATCTCTGGCATCGCGCTGGACGCGGGGGACGTGCTGCAACTCTCGGGCACCTCGAACGGCGGCGAGCCGCTGCGCATCGACTATGCGGAGTTCACCCCGGTCGAGGGGAGTGGTTCGGGCGGCGGTGACACCGATGGTGGAGATACCGGAGGCGGAGATACGGGCGGCGGTGGCACCGCGACGGGCGATCCGTTCCGTGTCGAGGCCGAAGATATCACGCTGGTGCAAGGCTTCGTGGCCAAGAGCAACAGCCATGCCTCGGGCGGCAGCTTCATCCAAGCCTCCAGCTCTGGCACGCAGATCGCCAGCTACACCTTTGATCAAAGCACCGGCACCTTCGACATCACGCTTGGGTATTTCGACGAGTCCGACGGCCAGTCGGTGCTCGATGTGATCCTCAACGGCACGGTGATCGACAGCTTCGTCTGGGATGCCGATGCCGGTGATGCAACGGTCAATCAGACGTCCTTTGCCGAGCACACGATCTCTGGCATCGCGCTGGACGCGGGCGATGTGCTGCAACTGTCGGGCACGTCGAACGGTGGCGAGCCGCTGCGGATCGACTTCATCGACTTCACGCCGCTTGATGGGGGATCGTCTTCGTCCGGGGGCGGCTCGACCACGACACCGCCCAGCGATCCGGTGCGTGTCGAGGCCGAGACTTTCTCGCTCGACGCAGGCTTTGTGATCAAGAGCAACAGCCACGCGTCGGGTGGCCAGATGATCCAGGCCAGTTCCTCGACCACGCAAAGCGCCAGCTTCGTGTTCGACGATGCCACCGGCAGCTACGATCTGACGCTCGGCCATTTCGACGAGTCCGACGGGCAGTCGAGCTTGGATATTCTCGTGAACGGGGTGCTGGTCGACAGCTTCATCTGGAATGCGGATGCCGGCGACGCGACGGTGAACAAGACGTCCTTCGCCGAACATCTGACCAGCAGCGTCGAACTGGAAGCGGGCGATGTGATCACCTTCAACGGCATCTCGGACGGCGCTGAGCCGCTCCGCATCGATTATCTGGAATACGCATATGTGGACGAGGTCATTGGTTGA
- a CDS encoding glycosyltransferase family 4 protein, with product MVIRGSFSHINAQLEQALRRVRPDIELEVFDAVKEFKEDMLGQLRCLVGVQREYGLSSWSSKDMLRYRLSRSQAYYKAVNDMIRDRFHPMEFDFTLQTQSLFNAALPGIPNFVYTDHVARAGMSALQGQFGAPSGGWFDCERQIYTQAEHVFTFGPKIRRLLIEHYGIAPEQASAIGAGASVLPKRPVELTTERFAKRRILFVGVDWERKGGPELVEAYKLLRKRLPDATLTIIGCRPEVAGDGIEVLGRLPLEEVSEHFHDASCFCMPSRLEPFGVVFVEAMQFGLPVVSTDVGDIGSIVVEGETGHVVPSGDAQALSEALFQTLAIPERCQRLGTAAKDRATQFTWDAVASRIAAHFPGEPSFPRAELEVTW from the coding sequence ATGGTCATTCGTGGCAGCTTTTCGCACATCAACGCGCAGCTCGAACAAGCGCTGCGCCGGGTCCGGCCGGACATCGAGCTTGAGGTGTTCGACGCGGTCAAGGAGTTCAAGGAGGACATGCTCGGCCAGCTGCGCTGCCTTGTGGGGGTGCAGCGCGAATACGGTCTGTCGAGCTGGAGTTCGAAGGACATGCTGCGCTACCGGCTGTCGCGCTCGCAGGCCTATTACAAGGCGGTCAACGACATGATCCGCGACCGGTTCCACCCGATGGAGTTCGACTTCACCCTGCAGACCCAGTCGCTGTTCAACGCGGCGCTGCCGGGCATTCCCAACTTCGTTTATACCGATCATGTGGCGCGGGCAGGAATGTCCGCGCTGCAGGGCCAGTTCGGCGCACCAAGCGGCGGCTGGTTCGATTGCGAGCGGCAGATCTATACGCAGGCCGAGCATGTCTTCACCTTTGGGCCAAAGATCCGCCGTCTGCTGATCGAACACTACGGGATCGCGCCGGAGCAGGCGTCGGCCATTGGGGCGGGCGCTTCGGTTCTGCCCAAGCGCCCGGTCGAGCTGACCACCGAGCGTTTCGCCAAGCGCCGCATCCTGTTTGTCGGCGTCGACTGGGAGCGCAAGGGCGGCCCGGAACTGGTCGAGGCGTACAAGTTGCTGCGCAAGCGCCTGCCCGACGCCACGCTGACCATCATCGGCTGTCGCCCCGAGGTGGCTGGCGACGGCATCGAGGTGCTGGGCCGCCTGCCGCTCGAAGAGGTCTCCGAGCATTTCCACGACGCCTCGTGCTTTTGCATGCCGTCACGGCTCGAACCTTTTGGCGTGGTGTTTGTCGAGGCGATGCAATTCGGCCTGCCGGTGGTCTCTACCGACGTCGGCGACATCGGCTCGATCGTGGTTGAGGGCGAGACCGGCCATGTGGTGCCCAGCGGGGACGCGCAGGCGCTGTCAGAGGCGCTCTTCCAGACGCTGGCCATCCCCGAACGCTGCCAGCGTCTCGGCACGGCGGCAAAGGACCGCGCGACCCAGTTCACATGGGACGCCGTGGCCAGCCGCATCGCCGCGCATTTCCCCGGCGAGCCCTCGTTCCCGCGTGCAGAGTTGGAGGTGACTTGGTGA
- a CDS encoding polysaccharide biosynthesis/export family protein has protein sequence MAFFLRQWIAGLTSALILAAALISAGSPAAAEAEDYKVDVGDRLTISVYGKPELSGTFQVRADGNVALHLLGPVTVAGLTMREIEERIETEARERFSSRESVLVDMQEYRDVFVLGAVDTPGAYEYRPGLTVMKAVAMAGGFERLQEEMSSDREIQNARNTVAEAKSRLNFAQSERDALARELARLDGGDAPAGVGEGSSLDQEQEHLVGLRRSLLEDLKQGATLKSSLADEEAGMLDQRRALILERLEATQEQLEGMQELESRGLARKEQTLGLKIDLSEYNADLLEIAAFVSRAKQTRANAESDIQEAQTEYRLKLLQDKLEADQRVALEQTDLEMALDYLRRASPAAAADLGTAVETVYEVFRGGSDTAERVSPTATLAPEDVLMISFEPVLNNG, from the coding sequence ATGGCATTTTTCCTCCGCCAATGGATCGCCGGCCTGACGTCGGCCCTTATTCTGGCAGCGGCCCTGATCTCGGCTGGCAGTCCCGCCGCGGCAGAGGCTGAAGACTACAAGGTGGACGTCGGCGACCGGCTGACCATCTCGGTCTATGGCAAACCAGAGCTTTCGGGCACATTTCAGGTGCGCGCCGACGGCAATGTCGCGCTGCATCTGCTTGGGCCGGTCACCGTGGCCGGGCTGACCATGCGCGAGATCGAAGAGCGGATCGAGACCGAGGCGCGCGAGCGTTTTTCGAGCCGCGAGTCGGTGCTGGTGGACATGCAGGAATACCGCGATGTCTTTGTTCTGGGGGCCGTAGATACGCCGGGCGCTTATGAATACCGCCCGGGCCTGACGGTGATGAAGGCGGTGGCCATGGCGGGCGGTTTCGAGCGCCTGCAGGAAGAGATGTCGAGCGACCGCGAGATCCAGAACGCCCGCAACACCGTGGCCGAGGCGAAGAGCCGTCTCAACTTTGCCCAGAGCGAGCGCGACGCGCTGGCGCGCGAACTGGCGCGGCTCGACGGCGGCGACGCGCCCGCAGGCGTGGGCGAGGGCAGCTCGCTCGATCAGGAGCAAGAGCATCTGGTGGGGCTGCGCCGCTCGCTGCTGGAGGACCTCAAGCAAGGTGCCACGCTGAAAAGCTCGCTTGCCGACGAAGAGGCGGGGATGCTGGACCAGCGCCGCGCGTTGATCCTCGAACGGCTCGAAGCCACGCAGGAGCAGCTTGAGGGCATGCAGGAACTCGAATCCCGTGGCCTTGCGCGCAAGGAGCAGACGCTGGGTCTGAAGATCGACCTCAGCGAGTATAACGCCGACCTGCTGGAGATCGCCGCCTTCGTCTCGCGCGCCAAGCAGACCCGCGCCAATGCCGAGAGCGACATTCAGGAGGCGCAGACCGAATACCGGCTGAAGCTGCTGCAAGACAAGCTGGAGGCCGATCAGCGCGTGGCTCTGGAGCAGACCGATCTGGAGATGGCACTGGATTACCTGCGCCGCGCCAGCCCGGCGGCGGCAGCCGATCTCGGCACTGCGGTCGAGACCGTCTACGAGGTCTTCCGCGGCGGGTCCGACACGGCCGAGCGGGTCAGCCCGACCGCCACGCTGGCGCCCGAAGACGTGCTGATGATCAGCTTCGAGCCGGTGCTCAACAACGGCTGA
- a CDS encoding glycosyltransferase, with protein MSKRILYVIDSLKIGGAEMLLLGLLDAVRARGGEVHVAYFSQGPLEARVAERGVGMTRLSQTGLRDPRALARCMQLIREWQPDIVHTHLIKSDLIGQMAARLLGVPRIITLHNTDPWREKKGKSLAYRTVTAGADACIGVSERVSEHVARTGGFRADRIQTIANGIDLDHFDPAQVQPLDLSPYGVQPGALVIAVVGSLTPQKDHENFLRSAAILAQRLPEAVFLVVGEGPLATQIEAQARSLGLGPERLILTGAITQMRELLAALDVLVISSAWEGLPMILLEGMAMQCAIASTAVGGIPDVLQDGSSGRLVPPQDPAALAAAVEGLLADRSATEALGSAARGTVADRFSADVMRERIFALYDSNHRPRRSARRQPGAPRLDSSN; from the coding sequence GTGAGCAAGCGTATTCTCTACGTGATCGACAGCCTGAAGATCGGCGGCGCCGAGATGCTGCTGCTGGGGCTGCTCGATGCGGTCCGGGCGCGGGGCGGCGAGGTGCATGTGGCCTATTTCAGCCAAGGTCCGCTCGAGGCGCGGGTGGCTGAGCGCGGCGTCGGGATGACCCGGCTGAGCCAGACAGGTCTGCGCGATCCGCGCGCGCTGGCACGCTGCATGCAGCTGATCCGCGAGTGGCAGCCGGACATCGTGCACACCCACCTGATCAAGAGCGATCTCATTGGGCAGATGGCCGCGCGGCTTTTGGGGGTGCCGCGGATCATCACCCTGCACAACACCGACCCGTGGCGCGAGAAGAAGGGCAAGAGCCTTGCCTACCGCACGGTCACCGCCGGGGCCGATGCCTGTATCGGCGTGTCCGAGCGCGTGTCGGAGCATGTGGCCCGTACCGGCGGTTTCCGCGCTGACCGTATCCAGACCATCGCCAACGGCATCGACCTCGATCATTTTGACCCCGCGCAGGTGCAGCCGCTCGATCTGTCGCCCTATGGCGTGCAGCCCGGAGCCCTGGTGATCGCCGTGGTCGGCAGCCTGACGCCGCAGAAGGATCACGAGAATTTCCTGCGCAGCGCCGCCATCCTTGCGCAGCGTCTGCCCGAGGCGGTGTTCCTTGTCGTGGGCGAGGGGCCGCTTGCCACGCAGATCGAGGCGCAGGCGCGCAGCCTTGGCTTGGGGCCAGAGCGGCTGATCCTGACCGGTGCGATCACCCAGATGCGCGAGCTGCTTGCGGCGCTTGACGTGCTGGTGATCTCTTCCGCTTGGGAGGGTCTGCCGATGATCCTGCTCGAAGGCATGGCGATGCAATGCGCCATCGCCTCTACGGCGGTTGGCGGCATTCCCGACGTGCTGCAGGACGGCAGCAGCGGGCGGCTTGTGCCGCCGCAGGACCCCGCGGCGCTGGCCGCGGCGGTGGAGGGGCTCTTGGCCGACCGCTCCGCCACAGAGGCTCTTGGCTCCGCCGCGCGCGGCACCGTGGCCGACCGCTTCAGCGCCGACGTTATGCGCGAGCGCATCTTCGCCCTTTACGACAGCAACCACCGGCCGCGTCGCAGCGCGCGCCGCCAGCCGGGGGCGCCCCGTCTGGACAGTTCCAACTGA
- a CDS encoding MYG1 family protein has translation MQITHLVTHSGGFHADELLSSVILTRLHPQAEIVRTRDAAWITPGEGKVIYDVGRDYDAEQRIFDHHQKDAPLREDEQPYSSFGLIWKHFGADYLRALDVPEEQIDSIHGSFDRGFVLPVDLMDNGALSPSEAGPMLTGLTLPVLLESLKPVFDDTAPEADDMAFADALQIARALVEAQIRRKAAKRRAEAQVMAAIEAAGESRVLELPQGMPFRSAVDAAGADHLLFVVTPRGEDWTLGGIRKNSDGFEQRADLPAAWAGLTDAALEEASGVPGAKFCHNGRFIAVASSREAVMKMAELAVAEAEAEQQTGAA, from the coding sequence ATGCAGATCACTCACCTTGTCACCCATTCCGGCGGTTTTCACGCCGACGAGCTGCTGTCTTCGGTCATTCTGACCCGGCTGCACCCGCAGGCCGAGATCGTCCGCACCCGCGATGCCGCGTGGATCACCCCCGGCGAGGGCAAGGTGATCTATGACGTGGGCCGCGACTATGACGCCGAGCAGCGCATCTTCGATCACCACCAGAAGGACGCGCCCCTGCGCGAAGACGAGCAGCCCTACAGCTCGTTCGGCCTGATCTGGAAGCATTTCGGCGCCGACTACCTGCGCGCGCTGGACGTGCCCGAAGAGCAGATCGACAGCATCCACGGCAGCTTTGACCGCGGTTTCGTGCTGCCCGTCGATCTGATGGACAATGGCGCGCTCAGCCCCTCCGAGGCCGGGCCGATGCTGACCGGGCTGACGCTGCCGGTGCTGCTGGAAAGCCTCAAGCCGGTGTTCGACGACACCGCCCCCGAAGCCGATGACATGGCCTTTGCCGATGCGCTGCAGATCGCCCGCGCGCTTGTCGAGGCGCAGATCCGCCGCAAGGCCGCCAAGCGCCGCGCCGAGGCGCAGGTGATGGCCGCCATCGAGGCGGCGGGCGAGAGCCGCGTGCTGGAACTGCCGCAGGGCATGCCGTTCCGGTCGGCGGTGGACGCGGCCGGGGCCGATCACCTGCTCTTCGTCGTCACCCCGCGCGGCGAGGACTGGACGCTCGGCGGTATCCGCAAGAACTCCGACGGTTTCGAACAGCGCGCCGATCTGCCCGCCGCATGGGCCGGGCTGACCGACGCGGCGCTGGAAGAGGCCAGCGGCGTGCCGGGCGCCAAATTCTGCCATAACGGGCGTTTCATCGCCGTGGCAAGCAGCCGTGAGGCGGTGATGAAGATGGCCGAACTCGCCGTCGCCGAGGCGGAAGCGGAGCAGCAAACCGGCGCGGCCTGA